Proteins from a genomic interval of Desulfitibacter alkalitolerans DSM 16504:
- the ffh gene encoding signal recognition particle protein, whose amino-acid sequence MALFSSLSEKLQDTFKRLKGKGKLSEADIDAAMREVRIALLEADVNFKVVKKFIASVKERAIGSEVLESLTPGQQVIKIVNDELVNLMGEKEANIVFASKPPTVIMMVGLQGSGKTTSSAKLAKTFKKKGRSPLLAACDIYRPAAIKQLEVLAGQLEIPVFSKGQENPVLIAEEAVAYARNNGSDVVIIDTAGRLHIDEDLMGELENIKAQVNPTEILLVVDAMTGQDAVNVAETFDQKFGITGIILTKLDGDTRGGAALSIREVTGKPIKFVGVGEKLDALETFYPDRMASRILGMGDVLTLIEKAQETFDAKKAKEMEAKLRTQQFTLEDFLDQLQQMKSMGPLEDLLGMIPGMGKQLKNMQVDEKELVKTEAIIQSMTPKERAKPEIINGSRKKRIAMGSGTKVQDVNKLLKQFLEARKMMKQFSGGQNFKKVKKKSKGMFNLPMFK is encoded by the coding sequence ATGGCTCTATTTTCTAGCTTGAGTGAAAAGCTTCAGGATACCTTCAAAAGGCTTAAGGGAAAAGGCAAGCTTTCTGAAGCAGACATTGATGCAGCAATGCGTGAAGTTAGGATAGCTCTTTTAGAAGCAGATGTAAACTTTAAAGTTGTGAAAAAATTTATAGCTAGTGTTAAAGAAAGAGCCATTGGCAGCGAGGTTTTAGAAAGTCTAACTCCTGGACAGCAGGTTATCAAAATTGTAAATGATGAACTGGTTAATTTGATGGGAGAAAAAGAGGCCAATATTGTCTTCGCCTCCAAACCACCAACAGTAATAATGATGGTAGGCCTTCAGGGCTCTGGTAAAACCACCTCATCTGCAAAATTGGCAAAAACCTTCAAAAAGAAAGGTCGTAGTCCCTTGCTGGCAGCATGTGATATTTATCGTCCAGCTGCTATTAAACAGTTAGAGGTGTTAGCTGGACAGTTGGAGATACCAGTATTTTCAAAGGGGCAAGAAAATCCAGTTTTAATAGCTGAAGAAGCAGTAGCTTATGCCAGGAATAATGGCAGCGACGTTGTTATTATTGACACTGCTGGAAGGCTGCACATAGATGAAGATTTAATGGGAGAGTTAGAAAATATCAAGGCACAGGTAAATCCAACTGAAATTTTGCTGGTAGTTGATGCAATGACTGGTCAAGATGCAGTAAATGTTGCTGAAACCTTTGATCAAAAGTTTGGTATTACTGGAATTATCTTGACAAAATTAGATGGCGATACCCGTGGTGGGGCGGCCCTTTCCATTAGAGAAGTAACAGGAAAACCAATTAAATTTGTAGGTGTTGGAGAGAAGCTGGATGCTTTAGAAACATTCTATCCAGATAGAATGGCATCTAGAATTCTAGGTATGGGTGATGTGCTTACCCTCATTGAGAAAGCGCAGGAAACCTTTGATGCAAAAAAAGCAAAGGAAATGGAGGCCAAGCTTCGCACCCAGCAGTTTACCCTTGAAGATTTTCTCGATCAATTACAGCAAATGAAGAGCATGGGTCCCCTTGAGGACCTGCTTGGTATGATTCCTGGCATGGGTAAACAGCTTAAGAATATGCAGGTTGATGAAAAAGAGTTAGTTAAAACAGAAGCAATAATTCAATCCATGACACCCAAGGAAAGAGCAAAGCCTGAGATTATAAATGGAAGCAGGAAAAAAAGAATAGCCATGGGTAGTGGTACCAAGGTGCAGGATGTTAATAAATTACTTAAGCAATTCCTGGAGGCCAGGAAAATGATGAAACAGTTTTCTGGGGGTCAGAATTTTAAAAAAGTGAAGAAAAAATCCAAAGGCATGTTTAACCTGCCGATGTTTAAGTAA
- the ylxM gene encoding YlxM family DNA-binding protein — MNTIPKINESARLFDFYGTLLTEKQQLIFKLYYYDDLSLGEIAQELNISRQAVYDIIKRTENLLKNYEDNLQLWAKYQKTEKNIKDIKPRLLASNIDGKEKQRLLALLDSLLEN; from the coding sequence TTGAATACTATACCCAAAATAAATGAATCAGCTAGATTATTTGATTTTTATGGAACTCTGCTCACAGAAAAACAGCAGCTGATTTTTAAATTATACTATTATGATGATTTATCCTTAGGTGAGATTGCACAAGAGCTTAATATCAGCAGACAAGCAGTATATGACATTATAAAACGTACAGAAAACTTGTTGAAAAACTATGAAGATAATTTACAATTGTGGGCCAAATACCAAAAAACGGAAAAAAATATAAAAGATATAAAGCCAAGATTGTTAGCAAGTAATATTGATGGAAAAGAAAAACAACGACTTTTGGCATTATTAGATAGTTTGCTGGAAAACTAG
- a CDS encoding amidohydrolase: MKRTVIKNGYILTMERDINNPGDNYFQGDVILNGDKIESVHIGSRKYVSDDFHIIDAAGMAVMPGLINCHTHAAMTLLRGYADDLPLMEWLEKKIWPLEAKLQPEYVYWGTKLAVLEMIRGGTTCFADMYFMMDQVAEAVEETGIRASLSRGLISFNNGQKALEESIDFVKKYHETAEGRITTMLAPHAPYTCVPEYLQEVSHEAKKLGVGIHIHIAETLAEVSQIKEKYGKSPVEMVYDAGVFAVSPVLAAHCVHMSDNDLKILAREKVNVAHNPESNMKLASGIAPVTKMIEMNINVGIGTDGAASNNNLDMFQEMRSAALLQKVHTYNPTVISSYQALAMATCCGARALGLDQEIGKIQAGMQADIILVDLNSPHLQPLHDVNAHLVYSAGAADVDTVIINGRVVMKNKEIKTIDEERVTFEIRDIIKKLI; encoded by the coding sequence ATGAAAAGAACAGTAATAAAAAATGGCTATATTCTAACCATGGAAAGGGACATTAATAATCCCGGAGACAACTATTTTCAAGGTGATGTAATCTTAAATGGAGATAAAATAGAATCAGTACACATTGGCAGCCGGAAGTACGTCTCAGATGATTTTCACATTATTGATGCTGCCGGCATGGCAGTAATGCCTGGACTAATTAATTGTCATACCCATGCTGCCATGACTTTATTAAGAGGTTACGCAGATGACCTGCCATTAATGGAATGGTTGGAAAAGAAGATATGGCCCCTTGAAGCAAAGCTGCAGCCTGAGTACGTTTACTGGGGAACAAAGCTTGCAGTTTTAGAGATGATCAGGGGTGGAACAACCTGCTTTGCTGACATGTATTTTATGATGGACCAGGTAGCAGAGGCTGTTGAGGAAACAGGTATTAGAGCTTCTCTAAGCAGAGGTTTAATATCCTTTAATAATGGACAAAAGGCTTTAGAGGAAAGCATTGATTTTGTTAAAAAATACCACGAGACAGCTGAGGGCAGAATAACCACCATGTTGGCACCCCATGCACCCTATACTTGCGTTCCCGAATACCTGCAGGAGGTTTCTCACGAGGCAAAAAAACTAGGAGTAGGAATACATATTCATATAGCAGAAACCTTGGCTGAAGTTAGCCAGATAAAAGAAAAATACGGCAAATCCCCAGTTGAAATGGTTTATGATGCAGGAGTATTTGCTGTAAGCCCTGTTTTGGCTGCACACTGTGTACACATGTCAGATAATGATTTAAAAATATTAGCCCGGGAGAAGGTCAATGTGGCTCATAACCCTGAAAGTAATATGAAGCTTGCCAGCGGTATTGCTCCAGTTACCAAGATGATTGAAATGAATATTAATGTTGGAATAGGAACTGATGGTGCTGCCAGCAATAATAATTTGGATATGTTCCAGGAAATGAGAAGTGCTGCCCTGCTTCAAAAGGTCCATACCTATAATCCTACTGTTATTTCTTCCTATCAGGCCCTTGCCATGGCCACCTGCTGTGGAGCCAGGGCCCTTGGTTTGGACCAGGAGATTGGAAAAATACAAGCAGGTATGCAGGCAGATATAATTCTAGTTGACTTAAATAGCCCTCATCTTCAGCCCTTACACGATGTAAATGCCCACCTGGTTTATTCTGCAGGTGCAGCTGACGTGGACACAGTTATAATAAATGGCAGGGTTGTTATGAAGAATAAGGAGATAAAAACAATAGATGAAGAAAGGGTGACCTTTGAAATACGAGACATTATTAAAAAGCTTATTTAA
- the mtnA gene encoding S-methyl-5-thioribose-1-phosphate isomerase, with the protein MKSVIWENSTLKLLNQTKLPLRIEYVNCKTHKEVAGCIKNMIVRGAPAIGVAAAYGMVLAAKEFLEASNKNFMDKLYNAGELLKSTRPTAVNLFWAVDKMYKAAKDNEEASTMDIALILEKAAIDIHEEDIALNKSIGAHGVKVVPVGAVIMTHCNAGALATAGYGTALGVIRTAFEKGILEKVFACETRPLLQGARLTTWELHQDKIPVTLITDSMAGYIMSQGQIDMVIVGADRIAKNGDAANKIGTYSLAVLANYHNIPFFVAAPYSTIDMDMASGDEIIIEERHCNEIRHIQDVEVVPEDIHTYNPAFDVTPNKLITGIITDRGILAAPYEKEIDRLFSKK; encoded by the coding sequence ATGAAAAGTGTAATCTGGGAAAACTCAACACTTAAACTTTTGAATCAGACAAAACTGCCTTTAAGAATTGAGTATGTAAATTGTAAAACTCATAAAGAAGTTGCCGGGTGTATAAAAAATATGATTGTGAGAGGGGCTCCAGCCATTGGGGTGGCAGCTGCCTATGGAATGGTTCTGGCAGCAAAGGAATTTTTAGAAGCATCTAACAAAAACTTTATGGATAAGCTTTACAATGCTGGTGAGCTTCTCAAGTCAACAAGGCCTACTGCAGTAAATCTATTCTGGGCCGTTGATAAGATGTATAAGGCAGCAAAGGATAATGAAGAGGCTTCCACCATGGATATAGCCTTAATTTTAGAAAAGGCTGCCATAGATATTCATGAAGAGGACATAGCATTAAACAAAAGTATTGGAGCACATGGAGTAAAGGTAGTCCCAGTAGGAGCAGTTATTATGACCCACTGTAATGCTGGAGCTCTGGCTACAGCAGGCTATGGGACTGCCCTTGGGGTAATAAGGACTGCTTTTGAAAAGGGTATCCTTGAAAAAGTTTTCGCCTGTGAAACACGCCCCTTGCTTCAGGGTGCCAGATTGACAACCTGGGAGCTTCACCAGGACAAAATTCCTGTAACCCTAATTACAGATAGCATGGCAGGATATATAATGAGCCAGGGGCAAATTGACATGGTCATTGTTGGCGCAGATAGAATTGCAAAAAATGGAGATGCTGCAAATAAAATAGGCACATACTCTCTGGCTGTACTAGCCAATTACCATAATATTCCCTTCTTTGTTGCAGCCCCATATTCCACAATAGATATGGACATGGCATCAGGCGATGAAATAATTATAGAAGAAAGACACTGCAATGAGATCAGGCACATACAGGATGTTGAGGTTGTTCCTGAAGATATTCATACTTATAATCCGGCCTTTGACGTAACTCCTAACAAGCTTATAACTGGTATCATTACTGACAGGGGAATCTTAGCTGCACCTTATGAAAAAGAGATTGACAGACTGTTTAGTAAAAAATGA
- the mtnP gene encoding S-methyl-5'-thioadenosine phosphorylase yields the protein MNSRRLEGSVSVNKVDFAIIGGTGAFIGARTGEKLNNREKVEISTKYGKVILEIIEVGGTRVALLKRHGLNHSIPPHRINYRANIMALKMLGVKRILATAAVGSLNREFKPGDLVLLSDFIDFTWGRDITFFDEPGQEVIHVDMTNPYCLFLRSKLIDAAQDTGISLVSKGATYVCTQGPRFETPAEILIYKHLGADLVGMTSVPEVVLAREAEICYATAAIVTNYAAGISDNPLTHQEVLERMTMSSAKIYTLFSKAIKITDNNKLCSCQTAVSGQESLGG from the coding sequence ATGAACAGTAGGAGATTGGAAGGGAGTGTTAGTGTGAACAAGGTGGATTTTGCCATTATTGGGGGCACTGGGGCATTTATTGGGGCCAGAACGGGAGAAAAACTAAATAACAGGGAAAAAGTTGAGATTTCCACCAAATATGGAAAGGTCATTCTGGAAATTATTGAAGTCGGAGGAACCAGGGTAGCCCTGTTAAAAAGACATGGCCTAAATCACTCAATACCTCCACATAGAATTAACTATCGAGCAAATATCATGGCCTTGAAAATGTTAGGTGTTAAGAGAATTCTAGCAACAGCAGCAGTTGGCTCTCTCAATCGTGAATTTAAACCAGGCGATCTGGTGCTCCTAAGTGACTTTATTGACTTTACATGGGGAAGGGACATAACCTTTTTTGATGAGCCAGGTCAAGAGGTTATTCATGTGGATATGACAAATCCTTATTGTCTTTTCCTGCGCAGCAAACTAATTGATGCAGCCCAGGATACAGGCATATCACTGGTGTCTAAAGGGGCTACATATGTGTGTACACAAGGGCCGCGCTTTGAAACTCCGGCTGAAATATTAATCTACAAGCATTTAGGTGCAGATCTAGTAGGAATGACCTCTGTTCCTGAGGTGGTTCTGGCAAGGGAGGCAGAAATATGCTATGCAACTGCAGCAATTGTAACAAACTATGCTGCTGGTATATCTGACAACCCACTGACCCATCAAGAAGTCCTGGAGAGAATGACTATGTCCTCGGCAAAGATTTACACCCTGTTCAGCAAAGCAATAAAGATTACAGACAATAATAAACTCTGTTCTTGCCAGACAGCTGTTTCAGGTCAGGAAAGCCTGGGAGGATAA